From the genome of Psychrilyobacter atlanticus DSM 19335, one region includes:
- a CDS encoding YczE/YyaS/YitT family protein gives MKNEILKYIKLFLGFFVCSLGIVLIIRSNLGFSPWDVLHQGISKVGNITIGQASILVGILVITLDVFLGEQIGSGTVFNIIFIGVFMDLILFSKLIPLSHTPLLGVPMMFMGLFILGVGCYLYISTGLGCGPRDALMVALTKKTNFSIMFIRSTIEVTVLVIGYFLGGYAGVGTVITAVFTGSFIQYVFKMFDFDVKSVTHRNIKDEAVLLKAYILKK, from the coding sequence ATGAAAAATGAAATTTTAAAATATATAAAATTATTTTTAGGTTTTTTCGTCTGTTCCTTAGGAATTGTTCTCATTATAAGATCCAATCTAGGTTTTTCTCCCTGGGATGTTCTCCATCAAGGTATTTCAAAAGTCGGAAATATTACAATCGGCCAGGCCAGCATCCTTGTTGGAATCTTGGTTATAACTTTGGATGTTTTCTTAGGGGAACAGATCGGCAGCGGTACCGTATTTAATATTATATTCATTGGTGTTTTTATGGATTTAATCCTTTTCTCCAAACTGATTCCTCTTAGCCACACTCCTCTTCTGGGAGTTCCCATGATGTTTATGGGATTGTTTATCTTAGGTGTCGGCTGTTACCTCTACATCTCTACTGGTCTTGGATGCGGTCCCAGAGATGCATTGATGGTTGCTCTCACAAAAAAAACTAATTTTTCTATAATGTTTATAAGAAGTACAATTGAAGTTACTGTTTTAGTTATAGGATATTTTTTAGGAGGATATGCAGGAGTAGGTACCGTGATTACAGCAGTATTCACCGGCAGTTTTATACAGTATGTTTTTAAAATGTTTGATTTTGACGTCAAATCGGTAACCCATAGGAATATAAAGGATGAAGCCGTTCTTTTAAAAGCCTATATT